Proteins encoded within one genomic window of Humulus lupulus chromosome 1, drHumLupu1.1, whole genome shotgun sequence:
- the LOC133821790 gene encoding uncharacterized protein LOC133821790 has protein sequence MRYYTEKSVDLQSTGERKFLRSERVDQATEDIRSIHQRLQTSIDRQHNYVDRRRRPLEFEVGDKVLLKIAPLRRDMRFGKKGKLNPRYIGLFEVLERIGKAAYRLALPSAFSRVHDVFHVSNLRKYVNDPTHVLSYDELSIDPQLSYEEKSVPILDQKDKVLRN, from the coding sequence ATGAGGTACTATACAGAAAAAAGTGTTGATCTCCAATCCACTGGTGAGAGGAAATTCTTGCGATCAGAAAGGGTAGACCAAGCTACGGAGGACATTAGGTCGATTCATCAAAGGTTACAGACCTCTATAGATCGCCAACATAATTATGTTGATCGTCGACGGAGACCTTTAGAATTTGAAGTTGGCGACAAGGTACTGTTAAAGATAGCTCCACTGAGACGAGATATGAGGttcgggaaaaagggcaagttgaaccCTAGGTACATAGGACtgtttgaggttctggaacgcaTTGGGAAGGCAGCTTATCGGCTAGCCCTTCCGTCTGCGTTCTctagagttcatgatgtattccatgtgtcaAACTTAAGGAAGTACGTGAATGACCCCACTCATGTGTTAAGTTACGATGAACTTAGTATAGATCCTCAACTAAGCTATGAGGAAAAATCGGTCCCAATTCTGGATCAGAAAGACAAGGTGTTAAGGAACTAG